A single Saccharolobus shibatae B12 DNA region contains:
- a CDS encoding fibrillarin-like rRNA/tRNA 2'-O-methyltransferase has protein sequence MSEVVTVKQTNMENIYECEFNDGSFRLCTRNLVSGFNVYGERLIKYEGIEYREWNAFRSKLAGAILKGLKTNPIRKGTKVLYLGAASGTTISHVSDIIELNGKAYGVEFSPRVVRELLLVAQRRPNIFPLLADARFPQSYKSVVENVDVLYVDIAQPDQTDIAIYNARFFLKVNGYMLLVIKARSIDVTKDPKEIYKAEVEKLENSNFEAIQIINLDPYDKDHAIVLSKYKG, from the coding sequence ATGTCTGAAGTTGTTACCGTAAAACAAACTAACATGGAAAACATTTACGAATGCGAGTTTAACGATGGTAGCTTTAGGCTATGTACAAGAAACCTAGTATCAGGCTTTAATGTTTACGGTGAAAGGCTAATTAAATATGAGGGTATAGAATATAGGGAATGGAATGCGTTTAGGAGTAAGTTAGCTGGCGCAATACTTAAAGGCCTTAAGACTAATCCGATTAGAAAAGGCACTAAGGTCTTATATTTAGGAGCCGCTTCTGGGACTACAATAAGTCACGTCTCTGATATTATAGAGTTAAATGGTAAGGCCTATGGTGTTGAATTTTCTCCAAGAGTTGTAAGAGAATTATTATTAGTAGCTCAAAGGAGGCCTAATATCTTTCCATTATTAGCTGATGCCAGATTTCCTCAAAGTTATAAGTCGGTAGTAGAGAACGTTGACGTACTTTATGTCGATATTGCCCAACCAGATCAAACAGATATAGCTATATACAATGCTAGATTCTTCCTTAAAGTAAATGGATATATGCTTCTAGTGATTAAAGCGAGAAGTATTGATGTTACTAAAGACCCTAAGGAGATATATAAAGCTGAAGTGGAGAAATTGGAAAATTCCAATTTTGAGGCAATACAAATTATTAACCTAGATCCCTACGATAAGGACCATGCAATAGTTCTGAGTAAATATAAAGGGTAG
- the gatE gene encoding Glu-tRNA(Gln) amidotransferase subunit GatE, producing the protein MSELNYEELGLKVGLEIHQQLNTSHKLFCNCSTNLEEDYKLTLERYLRPALSELGEVDVAALFEWKKGKKYVYRIPITTSCLVEADEEPPHAINEEALKIALAIAIALNSNIVDEIYVMRKIVIDGSNTTGFQRTAIVALGGMLKDDGVTIQTIAVEEDAARKIDEGTDQVTYSLDRLGIPLIEISTGPDIRSPEQAERVALKIGQLLRMTGKVKRGIGTIRQDLNISIKGGTKIEIKGVQKLELIPDIVRYEAMRQFNLLKIKEELYKRGVSKDLFLSNFVVKDLTELFKNTNSKIIKSGMEKGGLVYGIRAYKLKGILGWELIPKKRRFGTEIADYVRALAGLGGLFHSDELPNYGITEEEINKVREALNATTEDGFILIVGERERLDKAVEVIRDRILLAFDGIPKETRGALDDGTTKFLRPQPGSARMYPETDIPPRRIDEKLFEGAKKLVPESPESKMKRYITMGLSEELAKEIIRDPRLDLFEELVNKYSPKVSPVVIASTITNTLKYVKSKGGDISKINEEDIEELIKSVYENKISKDSISEILLEYTTNKNVELKDVIRKYEALPTEELEKIIDDVISSNLDEIRKRKDKAVNLIMSKVMSKVKGRAEGKVILELIKSRLKNVME; encoded by the coding sequence ATGAGTGAGTTAAATTATGAAGAGTTAGGATTAAAAGTAGGATTAGAAATTCACCAACAGCTTAACACTTCTCATAAATTATTCTGCAACTGTAGTACTAATTTGGAAGAAGATTATAAGTTAACCTTAGAGAGATATTTAAGACCTGCATTAAGTGAATTAGGGGAAGTCGATGTCGCAGCATTGTTTGAGTGGAAAAAAGGTAAAAAATACGTATACAGAATACCTATTACTACAAGTTGTCTTGTAGAAGCTGATGAAGAACCTCCACATGCAATAAATGAGGAAGCGTTAAAAATAGCGTTAGCTATCGCTATAGCACTAAATAGTAACATAGTAGATGAAATTTATGTCATGAGAAAAATTGTAATAGATGGTTCAAACACCACTGGATTCCAAAGAACAGCAATAGTAGCACTTGGTGGAATGTTAAAAGATGACGGAGTTACAATACAAACTATTGCAGTTGAGGAGGACGCTGCAAGGAAAATAGATGAAGGAACAGATCAAGTAACCTATTCGCTTGATAGATTAGGGATTCCCTTAATAGAAATTTCAACTGGACCAGATATAAGGAGCCCAGAACAAGCTGAGAGAGTTGCACTAAAAATTGGCCAATTGCTTAGAATGACAGGTAAAGTTAAAAGGGGTATAGGCACAATAAGACAAGATCTAAATATCTCTATAAAAGGAGGTACAAAGATAGAAATTAAAGGAGTACAAAAACTGGAATTAATACCCGATATAGTTAGATATGAAGCAATGAGACAATTTAACTTACTAAAGATAAAAGAAGAATTATATAAAAGAGGAGTGAGTAAAGATCTATTTTTGTCTAATTTTGTTGTAAAAGATCTAACAGAACTTTTTAAAAACACAAATAGTAAAATCATTAAAAGCGGAATGGAAAAGGGAGGATTAGTATATGGAATAAGAGCGTATAAGTTAAAGGGAATATTGGGTTGGGAACTGATACCAAAAAAGAGAAGATTTGGAACAGAAATTGCAGATTACGTTAGAGCACTTGCAGGATTAGGTGGACTCTTCCACTCTGATGAGCTACCCAATTACGGTATAACTGAAGAGGAGATAAACAAAGTTAGAGAAGCCCTTAATGCGACGACTGAAGATGGTTTCATTCTAATCGTTGGCGAAAGAGAGAGGTTGGATAAAGCTGTAGAAGTAATAAGGGACAGAATATTATTAGCGTTTGATGGTATTCCTAAGGAAACTAGAGGAGCATTAGATGATGGAACAACGAAATTCTTAAGACCACAGCCAGGCTCAGCTAGAATGTATCCAGAAACTGATATTCCACCTAGAAGAATAGATGAAAAACTGTTTGAGGGTGCTAAAAAATTGGTTCCAGAATCGCCAGAGTCTAAAATGAAAAGGTATATCACAATGGGTTTAAGTGAGGAACTCGCTAAGGAGATAATTAGAGATCCCAGACTCGACTTATTTGAAGAATTAGTTAACAAATATTCACCAAAGGTCTCTCCAGTTGTAATAGCGAGTACGATTACTAACACGTTGAAGTATGTTAAGTCAAAAGGTGGTGATATATCAAAGATAAATGAGGAAGATATAGAGGAACTAATAAAAAGCGTTTATGAGAACAAAATTAGCAAGGATTCGATTTCGGAAATACTCCTAGAATACACTACTAATAAAAATGTGGAACTAAAGGATGTCATACGTAAATACGAGGCATTACCAACTGAAGAATTAGAAAAGATAATAGATGATGTAATTAGTTCTAATCTAGACGAGATAAGGAAAAGAAAAGATAAAGCAGTAAACCTAATAATGTCAAAAGTAATGAGCAAAGTTAAAGGAAGAGCTGAGGGGAAAGTTATATTAGAATTAATAAAGTCAAGACTCAAAAATGTTATGGAGTGA
- a CDS encoding 30S ribosomal protein S30e: MPSHGSLTKAGKVRSQTPKIQPKEKHKEVPRVRNRKEYEKRVVKARQQAPAR, translated from the coding sequence ATGCCTTCACACGGTTCGTTAACCAAAGCGGGAAAAGTTAGAAGTCAGACACCAAAAATACAGCCTAAAGAAAAACATAAAGAGGTACCAAGAGTAAGGAATAGAAAGGAATATGAAAAGAGAGTAGTAAAAGCTAGGCAACAAGCTCCTGCTAGATAA
- the gatD gene encoding Glu-tRNA(Gln) amidotransferase subunit GatD, whose protein sequence is MQENYKGKAYDILKNLNIEEGDLIEIKKGDLRIRGILLPSYSKDERIFVIKLDNGYNIGISIDNISEIKLITKNSSKAQESERKEVSRNGAKSEIKIISTGGTIVSKVEYETGAVRPALTTEEIVQFLPEINEIAKVDAEVLFSILSENMKPEYWVKIAESVKKAFDEGNTGVVIAHGTDTMAYTASALAFSLRSLQGPVVLVGSQRSSDRPSSDSAINLLSAVTTAKYAPFGEVVVNMHADSSDTYALVHRGVKVRKMHSSRRDAFQSVNDKPLAKVLWKERKLVMLDKNYMSKKGETTLDAKFDNRAFLLYYYPGLDRDFLEHILTNTKIRGLIIAGTGLGHTSSDYVELFRKATKDGIFIGMTTQCLFGRVNMNVYTTGRQLLDAGVTPLEDMLPEVALVKLMWVLAHEQDLEKIRSLMISNLVGEINPRHTLDLFPRWSYE, encoded by the coding sequence GTGCAAGAAAATTATAAAGGAAAGGCTTATGATATTTTGAAAAATCTAAACATAGAGGAAGGGGACCTAATAGAGATTAAGAAAGGGGACCTAAGAATAAGAGGCATATTGTTACCAAGTTACTCAAAAGATGAAAGAATATTCGTAATAAAACTAGATAACGGTTACAATATAGGAATATCTATCGATAATATATCTGAGATTAAACTAATCACAAAAAATTCAAGTAAAGCTCAAGAGAGTGAAAGAAAGGAAGTTAGCCGTAATGGTGCTAAAAGCGAAATAAAGATAATTAGCACAGGAGGTACAATAGTAAGTAAAGTTGAATACGAAACTGGTGCAGTCAGACCCGCGCTGACCACTGAAGAAATAGTACAATTTTTGCCAGAAATAAACGAAATAGCAAAAGTTGATGCTGAGGTACTTTTCTCTATATTAAGCGAAAACATGAAACCTGAATACTGGGTTAAGATAGCTGAATCAGTAAAGAAAGCGTTTGATGAAGGAAACACTGGAGTGGTTATTGCTCATGGTACTGATACTATGGCATACACAGCGTCTGCCTTAGCCTTCTCTCTAAGATCGTTACAAGGACCAGTAGTGTTGGTGGGTTCGCAGAGAAGTAGTGATAGACCAAGTAGTGACTCAGCAATAAATCTCTTATCCGCAGTTACCACAGCTAAATATGCGCCTTTTGGAGAAGTAGTAGTAAACATGCACGCTGACTCCTCCGACACTTACGCATTAGTACATAGAGGAGTGAAGGTTAGAAAAATGCACAGTAGTAGAAGAGATGCTTTTCAGTCAGTAAACGATAAACCTTTAGCCAAAGTCCTTTGGAAAGAAAGGAAACTGGTTATGCTCGACAAGAATTACATGAGCAAAAAAGGCGAAACTACACTTGACGCTAAATTTGATAATAGAGCATTTTTACTATACTATTATCCTGGATTAGATAGAGACTTCTTAGAACACATTTTAACTAATACTAAAATAAGAGGTCTCATAATAGCTGGTACTGGTTTAGGTCATACTTCATCAGATTATGTGGAATTATTCAGAAAAGCTACTAAAGATGGCATATTTATAGGAATGACAACACAGTGTTTATTCGGAAGAGTTAATATGAATGTGTATACTACTGGAAGACAGTTACTCGATGCTGGTGTCACCCCATTGGAAGATATGCTACCAGAAGTTGCATTAGTTAAACTCATGTGGGTACTTGCGCACGAACAAGATCTAGAAAAAATACGAAGTTTAATGATATCGAATCTAGTGGGGGAAATAAATCCTCGTCACACTTTGGATCTCTTCCCAAGGTGGTCATATGAGTGA
- a CDS encoding DUF61 family protein, with protein sequence MIDKIFEFGLKDIFSSSPAEYVTIKDALEGKLKIKLNNNFYHEIKKDEVERLSDRIPLYLWSLVKIPFIFIKSPEIGEYFISGEQWNRKAISILLGREISNVILNVDVEKLLREYTSLIFIILSPTRSYTEETELSEM encoded by the coding sequence TTGATAGATAAAATTTTTGAGTTTGGACTTAAAGACATATTCTCTTCTTCTCCTGCTGAATACGTTACCATTAAAGATGCATTGGAAGGTAAATTAAAGATTAAACTAAATAATAATTTTTATCATGAGATAAAAAAGGACGAGGTGGAAAGGCTTTCCGATAGAATTCCACTTTATTTATGGTCTTTAGTAAAAATTCCATTTATATTTATTAAATCACCCGAAATTGGAGAATATTTCATTAGTGGGGAGCAATGGAACAGGAAGGCAATTTCAATTTTACTTGGAAGAGAAATATCTAATGTAATATTAAATGTAGATGTCGAGAAGCTATTAAGGGAATATACATCATTAATATTTATAATTCTTAGCCCTACTAGAAGTTATACAGAAGAAACAGAATTAAGTGAGATGTAA
- a CDS encoding C/D box methylation guide ribonucleoprotein complex aNOP56 subunit (functions along with aFIB and aL7a; guides 2'-O-methylation of ribose to specific sites in RNAs), whose product MMKIYLIEHVIGAIAYDENGNIVDYITNPRDLGKITEELLNNEKGIPFNATVELLKKVNPQEVVVENEAEVPKLQALGYRVTYEPYSKISRIFRESLPKVATDIKFASNEEEYYNFLHELSLEYTRRKLRSAAQKRDLLAIQAVRAMDDIDKTINLFSERLREWYSIHFPELDKLIEDHEEYATIVSRFGDRGLLTTDALKELGFNEQRINRIVDAAKKSIGADISEDDLSAMRMIANTILDLYNIRRNLNNYLEGVMKEVAPNITALVGPALGARLLSISGSLEELAKMPASTIQVLGAEKALFRALRSGGRPPKHGVIFQYPAIHTSPRWQRGKIARALAAKLAIAARVDAFSGRFIGDQLNEQLKKRIDEIKEKFAQPPPKKPQQQKPQQPQKQQAKGKKGGKRRGKGRK is encoded by the coding sequence ATGATGAAAATATACCTAATCGAGCATGTTATTGGAGCAATTGCTTACGATGAAAACGGTAATATTGTAGACTATATTACAAATCCAAGAGATTTGGGAAAAATAACTGAGGAACTTTTAAATAATGAAAAGGGCATACCATTTAATGCGACAGTCGAGTTGTTAAAGAAAGTTAACCCACAAGAGGTAGTAGTCGAGAACGAAGCTGAAGTTCCTAAATTGCAAGCCCTAGGTTATAGGGTTACGTATGAACCATATAGTAAAATTTCGAGGATATTCAGGGAATCATTACCTAAAGTAGCTACAGATATAAAATTTGCAAGTAATGAAGAGGAGTATTATAATTTTCTTCACGAACTTTCATTAGAGTACACTAGGAGAAAGCTAAGGTCTGCAGCGCAAAAGAGAGATCTTTTGGCTATTCAAGCAGTAAGGGCAATGGATGATATAGATAAGACCATAAATCTTTTCTCAGAAAGATTAAGAGAGTGGTATAGTATTCATTTTCCAGAACTAGATAAGCTTATTGAGGATCACGAAGAATACGCAACCATAGTGTCTAGGTTTGGGGATAGGGGACTCTTAACTACTGATGCTCTAAAGGAATTGGGTTTCAATGAGCAAAGAATAAATAGGATAGTCGATGCAGCAAAGAAAAGTATAGGTGCGGATATCTCAGAAGATGACTTATCTGCGATGAGGATGATCGCAAATACTATTTTAGACTTGTATAATATAAGGAGAAACCTTAATAATTATCTAGAAGGCGTAATGAAAGAAGTTGCACCAAATATAACGGCCTTAGTTGGTCCAGCGTTAGGTGCTAGATTATTGAGCATATCAGGAAGTCTGGAGGAATTAGCCAAAATGCCAGCTAGTACGATCCAGGTATTGGGGGCTGAAAAGGCTTTATTCAGGGCGTTAAGAAGTGGAGGAAGACCACCTAAACATGGTGTAATATTTCAGTATCCAGCTATTCACACATCACCTAGATGGCAAAGGGGTAAGATTGCTAGAGCTTTAGCAGCCAAATTAGCAATAGCTGCCAGAGTTGATGCTTTTAGCGGGAGATTCATAGGTGATCAACTAAACGAACAACTAAAGAAGAGGATAGATGAGATTAAGGAAAAATTCGCTCAGCCACCACCTAAAAAGCCTCAACAACAAAAGCCACAACAGCCTCAAAAACAGCAAGCAAAAGGTAAAAAAGGTGGAAAAAGAAGAGGTAAAGGAAGAAAGTGA
- a CDS encoding transcriptional regulator, giving the protein MSLQLPCEFSVREILPAVRSIVAQKLIKERNLSEYKAANLMGLTPAAVSNYLKSRRGSNLRSLLEKDEKFMDLVNEVMERILNSNSNLSVYYCILCSEGKKVLTKHGYTLSPCLYETTVESK; this is encoded by the coding sequence ATGTCATTACAGTTACCATGTGAATTTTCAGTTAGGGAGATTTTACCAGCAGTTAGAAGTATAGTTGCTCAAAAACTAATAAAGGAGAGAAATTTATCTGAGTACAAGGCAGCGAATTTAATGGGGTTAACACCAGCAGCAGTTTCAAATTATCTAAAAAGTAGAAGGGGTAGTAATTTAAGATCTCTTCTAGAGAAAGATGAAAAATTTATGGATCTTGTAAATGAAGTTATGGAAAGAATTTTAAACTCAAATTCTAATCTTTCTGTATATTATTGTATTTTATGTTCTGAAGGTAAAAAAGTTCTTACAAAGCATGGGTACACTCTAAGCCCATGCCTATATGAGACTACAGTTGAATCTAAATAG